The Bos indicus isolate NIAB-ARS_2022 breed Sahiwal x Tharparkar chromosome X, NIAB-ARS_B.indTharparkar_mat_pri_1.0, whole genome shotgun sequence genome has a window encoding:
- the LOC109554771 gene encoding small integral membrane protein 10-like protein 2A, whose translation MPGAPGIGSTCPPARAVVGTRGQRRPGPMAASGALSAAAAAAALSGVAVRLARSAAIRGSYGAFCKGLTRTLITFFDLAWRLRMNFPYFYIVASVMLNVRLQVRIE comes from the coding sequence ATGCCAGGAGCTCCAGGCATCGGGTCCACCTGCCCGCCAGCTCGTGCTGTGGTCGGTACGCGGGGCCAGCGCCGGCCCGGGCCCATGGCGGCGTCGGGGGCTCTGTctgcggcggcggcagcagcggccCTGTCGGGCGTGGCAGTGCGGCTGGCACGCTCAGCCGCGATACGCGGCTCCTACGGCGCCTTCTGCAAGGGGCTCACGCGCACGTTGATCACCTTCTTCGACCTGGCCTGGCGTCTGCGCATGAACTTCCCCTATTTCTACATCGTGGCCTCGGTGATGCTCAACGTGCGCCTGCAAGTGAGGATCGAGTGA